In Streptococcus dysgalactiae subsp. dysgalactiae, the following are encoded in one genomic region:
- a CDS encoding XRE family transcriptional regulator, whose protein sequence is MANLSDNIKYFRKQNKLTQKELARKLKIAPTAISAWEVGRNKPLMDNIEQMASIFGIPKSKLLGDEIYKIQETESPELIPSTLQKINATSSQLEHSRQIIVLDTAETLLEQQKEIKNNEDTVVELFSYNYYDHAASAGTGQYLNDVQVETIELPVDYDADFVIPVYGNSMEPKYHSGDYVFVKLSINLSDGDIGVFEYYGDAYVKQLFINTEGAFLHSLNQCGDYPDIPIDADSDFRIIGEVVGSYSGNHS, encoded by the coding sequence ATGGCTAACTTATCGGATAATATCAAATATTTCAGAAAACAAAATAAGCTAACCCAAAAAGAGCTAGCTAGAAAGTTAAAAATAGCTCCAACAGCCATTTCAGCTTGGGAGGTGGGTAGAAACAAACCTCTAATGGATAATATAGAACAAATGGCTTCTATTTTCGGAATACCAAAATCGAAGCTTTTAGGTGACGAAATATATAAAATCCAAGAAACCGAATCACCAGAACTCATCCCATCTACTCTACAAAAAATAAATGCTACTTCTTCTCAACTAGAACACAGTAGACAGATAATTGTTTTAGATACAGCTGAAACTTTATTGGAACAACAGAAAGAAATTAAGAATAACGAAGATACAGTAGTAGAATTATTCTCTTATAACTACTACGACCATGCTGCTTCAGCCGGTACAGGGCAGTATCTAAATGATGTACAAGTAGAAACAATTGAGTTGCCAGTCGATTATGACGCTGATTTTGTTATCCCAGTCTATGGTAATTCCATGGAGCCAAAATATCACTCTGGTGATTATGTATTTGTCAAGTTATCAATAAACCTATCAGACGGCGATATAGGAGTGTTTGAATATTACGGTGACGCTTATGTCAAGCAGCTGTTTATAAACACCGAAGGGGCGTTTTTACACAGTTTAAATCAATGCGGTGACTATCCAGATATACCGATAGACGCAGATAGTGATTTTAGGATTATTGGTGAAGTTGTGGGGAGTTATTCGGGAAATCATAGCTAA